The Solibacillus isronensis nucleotide sequence TTGGGCTGAACCGATTCACTTTGGCATTTCGCGGGGATTAGAAAAGCTTGTCATAAAATACCGTCCTGTAACAGGGATGGAAGCAAGCTGGACTACTGAAGAAATGGCGGATTACTTAACAAAGAAACTAGAAGAAGTGAAGCAGCGTGAAATTGAAAGAGGCGTAACACTTATAGGTCCTCATCGGGACGATCTGCAGTTTTTTGTCAATGATTATGATGTTCAAGTATACGGCTCACAAGGGCAGCAACGCACAACGGCATTATCTTTAAAACTTGCCGAAATTGAACTTATCAAACAGGAAACGAAGGAGACTCCGATTCTTTTATTGGATGATGTTTTATCTGAATTGGATGATTACCGCCAATCACATTTATTAAATACAATTCAAGGTGAGGTCCAGACATTCGTTACAACAACGAGTGTAGAAGGTATTCACCATGACACAATACAGCACGCAAAATTGTTCCACGTCACACAAGGAACAATTGAACAACCATAAGTGCATTGAAATACGTAATAAAGAAGCATACTGATAGTTATGAAAGAGTAGGTGAACAATAGTGGCTTTAGAAGATAATAAAGTCCAGCAATCTTATGATGCGGATCAAATACAAGTATTAGAAGGATTAGAGGCTGTTCGAAAACGTCCGGGTATGTATATTGGTTCAACAAGTTCAAAAGGATTGCACCATTTAGTTTGGGAAATTGTTGATAATAGTATTGATGAAGCTTTAGCAGGTTATTGTACAGGAATCACAGTAACAATTGAACAAGACAATTGGATTCGCGTAGAAGATAACGGTCGTGGTATTCCCGTAGATATTCAAGAAAAAATGGGTATGCCTGCTGTTGAAGTAATTATGACAGTACTGCACGCCGGCGGTAAATTTGGCGGCGGAGGCTATAAAGTATCAGGTGGTCTTCACGGTGTTGGTGCTTCTGTAGTAAACGCATTATCAAGTCAGACAATTGTTCAAGTACACCGCGATGGTAAAATCCATGAAATTATTTTTGAGCGCGGTCAAACGGTTCAAAAGTTAACAGTGGTTGGTGAAACAGACCATACAGGTACAACAACTCGATTTAAAGCTGACAGCGAAATATTTAAAGAAACAACAGTTTATGAATACGATATTTTAGCGACACGTATCCGTGAATTAGCTTACTTAAATCGTGGCATCAGCCTTACGATTGCAGATGAGCGCATAGGACAGGAACGTTCTGAAACATTCCACTTTGAGGGTGGTATTCGTGAATATGTTGAGCATATAAACGAAAATAAAGACCCTATCCATGTACCGATTGATGTGTTAGGCGAAAAAGAAGGCATTACGGTTGAAATTGCCATGCAGTATAATGCAGGCTTCAGCTCTAATATTATGTCCTTTGCCAACAACATCAACACGTATGAAGGTGGTACGCACGAATCAGGCTTTAAAACGGCCTTAACACGTGTTATTAACGACTATGCCCGCAAATCAAACTTGATTAAAGAATCGGATGCCAACCTTACAGGCGAAGATGTTCGTGAAGGTTTAACCGCAATCGTATCAATAAAGCACCCGGAACCTCAATTTGAGGGCCAAACTAAAACAAAACTTGGAAACTCTGAAGTAAGTCAGATTACAAATGCTTTATTCTCAGACGGATTTGAACGTTTCCTACTTGAAAATCCAACGGTTGCGCGCCAAGTTATCGAAAAAGGTACAATGGCGGCACGTGCGCGTGTAGCAGCGAAAAAGGCTCGTGAATTTACACGTCGTAAATCTGCATTGGAAGTTTCAAGCTTACCAGGTAAATTAGCAGACTGTTCTTCGACAAACCCTGCTGAATCTGAGATTTATATTGTAGAGGGTGACTCTGCCGGTGGATCTGCTAAATCAGGCCGTGACCGTCATTTCCAGGCGATCTTACCACTGCGCGGGAAAATCCTTAACGTTGAGAAAGCACGCTTGGACCGTATTTTATCTAATGCTGAAATCCGTGCAATGATTACAGCATTCGGTACTGGTATTGGGGAAGAGTTTAATTTAGAGAAAGCACGTTATCACAAAATCGTCATTATGACGGATGCCGATGTCGATGGGGCACATATTCGTGTGCTATTGCTGACATTCTTCTTCCGTTTCATGCGTCCGTTAATCGAAGCAGGCTATGTATATGCCGCAAAACCACCGCTTTATCAGGTGAAACAAGGGAAGCATGTTGAATACTGCTACTCGGATCAGGAGTTAGAAGATATTTTAAACCGTCTTCCGAAGTTACCGAAGCCTAATGTACAGCGTTATAAAGGTTTAGGGGAAATGAATGCAACGCAATTATGGGATACAACAATGGATCCAGAGCACCGTACTTTAATTCGAGTAGAATTGGATGATGCAATTGAAGCGGATAAAATTTTCGATCACTTAATGGGTGATGAAGTTGCACCTCGTCGTGATTTTATCGAAGAAAATGCAGTATACGTGCAAGACTTGGATATTTAACATCCTTCAGCGGGTTTTCAAACACCCGCTGAAGGATGCAATTATGCTTGGACATAATTGATTAGTTAGTGCAATTGGAAGGAGGTCCTTATTTTGTCTGACATTCAGCATGGACATATTGAATCTAGAAATATTACAACAGAAATTAAATCATCTTTCTTAAGCTATGCGATGAGCGTTATCGTTTCGCGTGCCTTACCAGACGTACGTGATGGGCTTAAACCAGTACATCGTCGTATCCTCTATGGTATGCAGGAGCTAGGAAATACTTCAGATAAACCATATAAAAAGAGTGCCCGTATTGTAGGGGACGTAATGGGTAAATTCCACCCTCACGGTGACTCATCAATTTATGATGCAATGGTGCGTATGGCGCAAGACTTCAGCTACCGTTATATGCTAGTCGAT carries:
- the gyrB gene encoding DNA topoisomerase (ATP-hydrolyzing) subunit B — its product is MALEDNKVQQSYDADQIQVLEGLEAVRKRPGMYIGSTSSKGLHHLVWEIVDNSIDEALAGYCTGITVTIEQDNWIRVEDNGRGIPVDIQEKMGMPAVEVIMTVLHAGGKFGGGGYKVSGGLHGVGASVVNALSSQTIVQVHRDGKIHEIIFERGQTVQKLTVVGETDHTGTTTRFKADSEIFKETTVYEYDILATRIRELAYLNRGISLTIADERIGQERSETFHFEGGIREYVEHINENKDPIHVPIDVLGEKEGITVEIAMQYNAGFSSNIMSFANNINTYEGGTHESGFKTALTRVINDYARKSNLIKESDANLTGEDVREGLTAIVSIKHPEPQFEGQTKTKLGNSEVSQITNALFSDGFERFLLENPTVARQVIEKGTMAARARVAAKKAREFTRRKSALEVSSLPGKLADCSSTNPAESEIYIVEGDSAGGSAKSGRDRHFQAILPLRGKILNVEKARLDRILSNAEIRAMITAFGTGIGEEFNLEKARYHKIVIMTDADVDGAHIRVLLLTFFFRFMRPLIEAGYVYAAKPPLYQVKQGKHVEYCYSDQELEDILNRLPKLPKPNVQRYKGLGEMNATQLWDTTMDPEHRTLIRVELDDAIEADKIFDHLMGDEVAPRRDFIEENAVYVQDLDI